The Festucalex cinctus isolate MCC-2025b chromosome 6, RoL_Fcin_1.0, whole genome shotgun sequence genomic sequence gtatagtaaggcattttaaaaaaaatgaccatgtataataaatcattttttttaaatgaccatgtatagtaaggctttttttttaacgaatatatatatatatatatatatatatatatatatatatatatatatatatatatatatatataaatgtttgttttaaacattttttaaaaaaggaccatgtatagtaaggcgtttttttcgttatttaaacaaaacatgggctttttttttttttaaatgaccatgtgtatagtaaagtgttcttttttaaacaaccatgttcaTATAGtaaagaattttaaaaaagatgaccctgtatcttgttttttttttttttttttttttttttaaatgaccatgtatagtaaggcatttttttttttaaatgaccacgtataataaagtatttttttttaaatgaccatgtatagtaaggcattttttttaagcgaccacttaaaataaggtttttttttttaaacaatcatgtaacataaggtgttttgtttttttgttttttttaaatgatgatgtatagtaaggcatttttttttaacgactatatatatatatataaactgtttgttttaaacattttttaaaaataaccatgtatagtaaagcattttttttttaaaatgaccatgtatattaaggcatttttttaagcaaccacttaaaagaaggtgttttttttttttttttttaaatgaccatgtatagtaaggcttttttttaacgactatatatatatatatatatatatatatatatatatatatatatatatatatacacatatatatatatataaactgtttgttttaaacattttttaaaaatcaccatgtatagtaaagcattttttttttttaaaatgaccatatatagtaaggcgtttttttgttttttttttataaaccatgggcatttttatttttttttaaatgaccatgtgtatagtaaagttttttttttttaaacaaccatgtacatatagtaaagaattttaaaaaagatgacCCTGTATCTtaaggagtcttttttttttttttttttttttatggccatatatagtaaggcgttttctttttctttctttttttaatgaccatgtaaggcttttgtttaagcgaccatatatagtaaggcattattttaatgaccatttatagtaaggtttttttttttttttttgaacaaccaagtatagtaagggattttttcTTAACCATGATCCATGATTGTTTATTGAAGATGCAGATGTGCAactttaaaatattacaaatggCCACCAGGGCACCCAGTTCCTTCTTGCTTGGGGGCCCTGGGCAATGTTGGTACGCCACCGGCTGGGACGAAGGGTTTATGCTTTTTCGGTCCAGGCTACAGCACAGTCATGTCGTGACTTGCTTGTGTGAAACCAGGTCAGTATGTAAACATACCTCAGGAAGACACTGGTGATGTAACCCTTACATTGCACCTAAAGCTTCAAACATGAATGTTCTTGTTCTCTGCAGATATTGTTTTAAATAGATGTACTGTGTAAATAAGACAGACATAATGTGTGATTATTACTGTCCTGTTTTTCCTGAGCTTGTCAGCCAATTTCGTGAACAAAAGCAGTTGTGACTCGGTGGCAAGATGCAACACGAAGAAGCATGTCGTGTTTCTGGGTGTGTCGCTTTACGATGGATTGAATGGATTGATGCATCAGGATGAAGCTCTGATTATAATCACCAAGCAGTGATTATGTTGTATTATCAGCTTTTCACATTCTAAAATGTGCATGCTACTCTAGGTTCCTTTGAAGATATTTTTCCACAAgtgtaaaggttttttttgtcaatatatTATCTCACAAAAATAAGCAGGCTAACTGTAAACCctttacattttaatattttatatcttttttaggaaaaaaatctaACTGCAACTTTTCTATATTGAATTCAATGTACAGCTTATAACTGTAAATGTTCTGtcccttcaaaaacaaaacaaaaacagccatcAGTTTCTCAAacactggcaacaaaagtgagcacacccctaagtgaaactGTCGAAATTGGGCCAAATTATACCTTTATTTTCTTGGCTACAATGTAGTCCATGTACACTTAATGAGTGTAAATTTATTGCCCCCTAAAATTAACTCAATATACAGTAATTTTGCAGCTGGCAACCCGGAAATGAAAAAGACATCCGTCCGCCCTCTTCAAGCTCCAACACGGTTGAGGCGTATCCTCACAGGCAGCATTTTGCATGAGCAATTCCACGTGTCTACGCGCCGAACTTGTTTTCACAAGTTGGCCAACACGCATAACAACAAGCTATGACATTGTTTATCCAGGGCGTGTTTACATACACCCAAGCAACATTCAGTGAAGTCATGGCGTGTTCAGGTGCAAACCTCTAGCACTGTGGAAGGGACAGCTTGATCTGATTTTGACCGTATTTACCATAAGCCAGCATTTCTGTCATTTTGATATTGTTTAGCTGTCATCATATTATATTATTGTCGAAAAAAACTGAGGTGAAACAGTATATGCAGCCCACACAACAGTTTAACTTTAAAAGTTTATAGAGTGCTTTCATATTCAAACAGCAAACGGAATTCTTTCACTTGTGTATTAAAAGCATTCTTGgtataaataacataaaaaaatacaaataatcacTGCTATATCAGcaacaataaataatttaaagtcTAAGTTTATCTAATTTCATGCAAGGTTAAGTTCATTTTGCACCAGTTCAAGtttcataacattaaaaaacaagacaaacaaaTCAACTGTTACACATGAACACAAAACAGTGGATGGGATCAAACTAATGTGCACTCCCAATTCAAAGAGCAAACAGATAAATATGTTTTAGTAAATAAGGTGCCTACATTGCACTGTGCAAAACAACCAACTGAAAAGTAGCTGCCATGACCACAACATAAGTGCATCATGTATGAACGTCAaactaagaaaaaacaaacttttgcaTACATGCCAACCAATTCAAGTTACCAGGTTTGAAAAGAAGACGACGACGTGGCCGAGACTACGAACGACTGTGAGCGAAGAGCAGGCCGATCATGTCGGGCTGGCGGGATGCTTGGGCCACGTCCATGGCCGTCTGGTTGTCGGCGTTGGTGTGGCGCAGGTTGGAAAGCGGCGCCAGGAACTCCACGGCGTGGCGGTGGCCCTCCTTGATGGCCAAGTGGATGGGCAGGGCGCCGGTGTGGTCTGCCACGTTGACCGAAGCGCCGTACTCCACCAGGACCTGCAGCGTGTCCACGAAGCCCGCGCGGGCGGCATCGTGGACCGGCGCGGTCCCGCCCGCTTCATGCACGTTGGGGTCGGCTCCATTTTCCAGGAGCAGGCGGGCTACCTTGGAGTTGCCCATCATCATCACCTGCACAACAACTCAGTGAGGCCTTCTTTGGGATGGttacttaatttttttcctgacttGTCATGCCACAACTCTCGCTTTTTCTCAAGCACTGACCGAAGCAAACGCCACAGGATCACTTTCTAGACGTGTCACTGAAGGGACCAGCTTCGCAATTAAAAGCTCTGATAGGAATGTAAAGTAAAATCACATCATGTCAATCTGACATCCCTGCATGAATAAAagctatttttcttcttttttttttaagaacaggaGGCATAATTTATCACAGGAatgaaggtgattttttttttccccttcagagAATAAATGTGACACTTTCAGAACAAAATCTGACTTTTGTAACCTGTTAAACATTGATCTAAATGTCATAGCATTTGGAAAATACGATTTTATTCCAGTACTGATTACGACTTTTTATATTGACAAGTTACGTATTGGTATTGGTATACACTTGTATGAcagctaataaaataaaagcttaaaAAATATACGGTGGCTAAAATTAGTGGCTAAATTTTAACTCTGGAACAGATTTACTATTTCCCATGGAGAAAATTTgctattttgaaaatactactGAGGCAAAGTGCCATAGGCTTGTGATTATCATGTCTGCCTTACAGTTGTGAGGTTCTGGATTCGAATTCCAGCTGCAGTCTTCGTGTTTGACTTTGTACGCGCTCCTTTGTAGGGTGCACTCCATGTACACGTGTCCATGTACATATGTTAGGCTCATTGGAGGCACTTGACTAAACTGTCCAGAATGTACAGTTATTGCGTCAGTCACAACATGAATCTCTTCTTGGCTCGTTCGTTCAGACTTTAGAGACAGCCTGTACAACTTAGACCGATAGAATGTCTCAAATGAACTGTTTGTTCACGAAGCATTTGTAACAAGTGGTTAATTTATGAAACTTTGacagttaataaatgaaaattacACGAACAGTATTTGTTACAGCGTCACGGAATAATGCAGACATTCGTCGTGCTAATAAATGGAACTTAAGCTGGATATTCGAAGCTGAAACTGCTCGATAATTATCCAACCACTTGTCCAATGCTACCAACACGACGTGTACTTCACCTGTAGCGCCGTCCTGCCGAACTCGTTGATAGTATCGGGATGCAGCCTGCCTTCTTCCAGAATCCTCCGCACCTCGCCGAGGTTCCCCCGGGCAGCCGCTGCCGTCAATCCTCGGGCGCCGTGCGTCTGAACCATGTCCGACTCCGCCTCGTCTTCACGTCTGCTCACAGCAAAGCAAGGAAAAGAAGGAAGGAGAGACGtctcagacaaacaaacaaaaagcgaaCCCCAAGGCGACGCAGGATGAACTCCGTTAACTTCATTTTCGCCGTATTCAATTTGCGGTTCGTTCGAGGTTAACATTCGGCCAGCTCCGTCCGTAAGTATCGAGTAACCGAAAGCGCCCGCACGCCAACGGAATCTTTGAAGGCGATTAGCTCGCAGGCTAACGGCTAACATAAAAGAGACCGGCGACAAGGGGGTTTAAAAACCTACCTTGGTGGATTCTTTGAGAGTTGGCGACGTCACCGAGCTTTTCGCCTGATGTCCTCACGGGTGgttattatttaaatgaacTACGAACATTAAATGTGTATCAATATTAGGATAATACATTTGCCCACTGAGTGCCACACACAGCTGCGTCGCGAGTGTAAAATTTACAAACACTGCGGAGTAGTACCCGTCGACCAATCCCGGCTCGCCAAGAGGGTGGGGTCTTATCATATATGGTAAAGAGGCGTGAGCATTGCTCCGTTACTACActatcaccatggcaacagtaGAAGCTGGCCAATCAGAACGCGTGCTGAAGAAAGCGGGCGATTCATATAcgttaatgtttgtggaggaaCTTCATTCATTCTGTCCATTACACACAAGCGTCTGGAACGTTTTCATTCCTTGCGGAATTctaccagtaaaaaaaaaatatatatatataaaaaaaatcacgacgtaGTACTGGAATATAGACCGTATAAACAATATGTTGCAAACGTAGAACAACACGAAAACAAAGCGGTGCTGATTACAACTGGTCAAATTTGAATAAACAAgtactttatttgtttttagaagCTTTCAAAATTCATCAGAACAATAAAAATTTACTTCCTTACATTTCAATAATCAAGATCAGAGACATTAAATAGCTCAGGTGAAATTGAAAAGGCAATCTCTCAGTCCACTAGTTCAACTTGCATAAAATGCTCTTCATCCGCAGGCTTTACATATTGGTCCGCAGCTGGTAATCTAAAAAAGATAAACAAGCAACAAAGAACAAACATGTTCATTATATTTGGCTGATGATGGTTACGGAACTAAGGATTACAGTAAATTATCCAAAATATGCTTTTCAAATAGTGTAGACAAAATTAAATTATCTTTTCTGGAAATGCAGTATATAGTATATTATATGTGTACCTAATAACCTAATAAACTGGCCAGTTCATTGCACAGGTGGACAGACTGACGGTAATAATGAATAGTATATTACCTCCACTTTGCGTAATGTAACGGACCCACGGCAATGCTTGGTAACCACTTTTTTCTATTATCTTCATGTATCGcacctgttgaaaacattgaAGTAAAAACACTGTCTGGAGGTCTATAAttttgacaacaatttcattccaTTTAATCTCACAGTCCATATTCAATTCAACGTGACATGCACCCCCACAGGCCAACATGCTTGAGGCAATTCCGTAGTATTTAAAAagcattataaaaaataaataaataaataaataaatgcatgcatACCTGTATTCCAGAGACCGTGAAGTAAGGGATTTCAAATTTGACAGTAATAGGAGGTTTGCCTTCAAGCTCATCATTCTCCACGCTGGGCAGACCAAAGTGGGCCCTCATTAGGAATTCTTTGCCTCCCTACATAGATGGACACAGTTTTGTTAGAGCCAAATAAAAGACTGACAACGACAACAAAACATATCGTTATTGTCGGGCAGAAACCTATTATGTCTTTCCAGAAATTGACACTAGTCTGCACTTGGGTctgttattttaacaaaatattgaCCGATGTAATGTTAATGGCTCAACAAACATGATTTGGGGGATGCATGGATTCTGCCTGATGCCagcaataaatacataaacaaaaaaattattcccgACTAAAACACAACATacacaaaaattcaaataaaaaatttgtCTTACTGGGAAAGACTTGATGGTCCACACCACCAGGTTCTTTTCCGGTACATATTTTGCATGGCCCGTGCTGGTTTTGAACTTGGGCGAGTCGGCATCACTTGGGACAGGAACCCTCACCTCCACGTTGTTTGCAACAGATTGTTTTTTAAACTGGCCCTTTGCCTAAAGTAGTACAAAATACAAGTAGTAACTCAGgagaaataaatgacaaatgaaAGTCTTTCAGTTTTATTTGCCATTGAAAGTGTTGAGGCCTCCGTACCTTCACCATGATTTCCACTCTGCTGTGAGAGAACTTCTCTATGACTGATTCAATCCATATCAGCGGTTTCACCTGTAACAGATGATAATTTCACGTCACCATCAAGCATCGTTGAAACGaggtaaaaatgttttgaaaaaagaaagaaaatggatgtcgaCCACAGTGTATTGTGAAATGAACGAACATGGGTGTTGATGCGATACGACATAAGTTCCGACTCCCCATCCGGAGGAATGAAGGAGATGGTGCGGTCGTTCTCGAAGCGTGACAAACGCACACACTGGTGGAACTTCACATCTTCCATCACCACCGTCTTGCCCTTGTCACCTAAACGGACGACAAAACTGTCAAATCATTCACCGTGGCGGATTCAGATACGCGTTTCACAAAAGCGCGTACGTCCGGTGAGCGCGAACAGCACTCTGTCGTTGAGACCGAGACGCAGTTCGGGCATCCCTGACAGCATCGTCTTCAGTTTGATGCTGCCCACGATGTCGCTGCTCATCACGCTGCCGTTTGCATTCACCTGAAGAAACAAATGTCAAAGAGAGGATATACGTGAAATCAATACAATAATTTCTGAATATTTCACCaaaaccaaagaaaaaaaaagaagaagaaaaaaaaaaaaaaagactgcagcACCGGAGAATTATTATGAGTACTGTACCACTTTTCAAATTGAACTCCTGAAATAACATCTACTGTGCCCATGCTGGTGTCAAATATCTTAGTAAATCTGATTACCTTGCCTTGgggcaccacctgttcccactTGGGAGGCGTTTATATTTGAGGTGAGACATTAAAACAGCTGGCAATTGACTGAGGTACGGCTTCTTCTTATTAATATAACAGAAAGACAGCCTGTTTCAATTATTAACTGTCAGTTACAGCATATGTTCTGTGTATACGTACTGGGCAATTACAAGTAGTAGTAATTTGAGCTAATTCACTGGCGGACCAGCTAGGACCCATCTCGTGTTGTGATAACATTACTTTTGGCAGTTTTCTCTCAAATTAAATTTGGCTTTTTATCGTGTAGCTTAAAAAAAAGGCGCAACTATTGATGTTGATTTGTATTTAGAACTATAACAGTGAATTAcctatgtgattttttttcacactttgtGTATTACCCTTAGATGCCACAAGTCTGCACCAGAGCCCTTGCTATAGTAGAAAAATAGTAATTTGTATCAAAGAAGtattcaattttaattttatgttgtCTTGTTGAAGTAGAAACTTACCAACACATTGATAGACTCGATGACATCGATAAAGACTTCattctttttgtatttaatgcCCTCAGACCTCCAGGAAACGGCGTTGGTGACCGTGGTCGGCACCTTCGACTTTGCCACCTCGAGTTTGGCACCCTCCTGTGTAATGTacctacacaaaaaaaaaaaaaaaaaaaaagacatgatcAAACACTGCATTGCTAACACAATACACGATCTGTATATGTCTGGCTGAGCCTCACTCCTGAAGGATCTTGCTGTCAGTAGTCTGAGGAAATCCAAAGTCCATCAGCTCGTCTAGGAGCTCGTAGACGACCACAAAGTTGTCCTGAATGCTCTCCTCTTCTAGCTCCTTGAAATACTCTGTAAACACCTGTACAAATCACAAAGCACAAATCAACTGTGATGAGTGACTTTTCTGGGTAATTTCCAATGTGactgggaaaataaaaaaataaggggAAACACTCACCTCGACAAGTTTATAAAGGAAGGAGTACACAAGTGAGGCGTTTGAGTTCTTGTTTGTGGTGGCCACCACTGCAGGTACATCAAGTCAAGGAGCTTTTACATAGTGCTGTAGGCTGCCTACCATGTAAATTATGTATTACAGCATACCAGTACTATACATACACAGCAAAGTACAGGAAGTGTAGctaatattattttgttttaaatatattttcataattttaaaaaatgtttccatCACCACATGATCAGCAGGTGTAGCTAATGTTTTTATGAACTCATCCCAGTTGAGAGCTTCTGTAGTCTCTGTAAGAACAAAAGCAGATGAAGGATACAGTAGAGGTTGCTGTGTTTGATCCACATGAAGTGAACGTTGCCGTGTGACATCACAGGACACATAAGCCCCTCCTCGTCGTGTTGCATGAGCAGAGGCATGAAGTGGTCAATTTCCGCCATGTCAACATCGCCTTTATAGTTGCGACATATCAACACCTGAACGCAAAAGTACATCAGATGGTTTAGTGTGCCTGAAAAATTTGTACAAATTGGGAAATAGACCGAAAAGTACTGAACCTTGCCCAGCGCCTGTCACCTACAAATAGTGAGAATCCACAGAAATTAACAGCCATTGAAATAAGGGGGGGgctttataaaatatatacagtgaAGGGCAGAAATATTTACCCCTTATTTCTTGTGGTTTTTGTGGGGGGTTattttagtatatatatatatatatatatatatatatatatatatatatatatatatatatatatatatatatatatatatataattattattattactattattattatgaggggaaaaaaatgcattctaTACTCCCTTCTGACACATTTGTTTTGGAATCAGAggtcaaattatttatttgaatttatgtcaaaatggaaatggcattttattttagtttgtatttttcattgttttgaatgaaaagtacattttgttttgaacattacacaatgtgtatgtgtatttatGTGGCCTGACCAACCTCAATGGGCGTTTGACTCAATTgaccaaaaatttgtagactttttaaatttgtatttgagTACCTTGCTTGCTAATTTTTGGAACTTAAAACACATCTACTTATAAAGAAACACAACAGGGGATGAGCCCTTTAGAAAATATTGGGCGCTAACATACCCGTCAAGTCATATTTGATTAAATTTGATTTCCaattaatatttgattttgacGACACCGGCCTTAGGGGTAACACATTAATTTGCTGCAGGCGTTCTTCACAGACACCTATGGTGCAACCCGGAAGTACAGAAAAGATAAATGACTACCATGAGCGCTGCATTAATTTTTAACAGGCCCATAATGTTTAGCAGTTAAAGCGACATTTACAGTCtaaaatatacatttgtttGGTCACGTTGGCAAAAATCGGTCgtttgaatgtgttaaataacaCATAAAACAACGTCATATATCAATCTTACCTTCCCCTTCAGATCCAACACAAACACAGCCGAGAGAGACATGGTTCACGAACATGAACAAAACAGTTTTAAGTTTCAAACTCGAGTCCACAACTCGCCTAAAATCTATCTTACAACTCTAAAAACTTCCACATCGAAGTAATTCATCAACGCCAGACGTGTGCTCCGCACCGCGGTGCTTCCCGTGAAGGCGTCGCGACGTCATCGTATCCAGGTGAAACATTGACCAGGCTCACCTGGGCCTAAGACGAGGGTGCATCGCTCAAGTTGGCCACGCGAGGACGCTGCTTGCACACAAATAACATGAATAGCGTTCATTCGAAGCagtcaacaaacacaaaattaattGAGCAATTGGAAAAATGTCTGTTTAATTTTTCTGTTGATGTTGAATGCctgtgaaaaagaaaatatttacggAACTGCTATTACAGCTGTTATGAATCTGAAACCATGTAAATGTATAATCACCTAGTGTTACAAATGCATTAATTCATTCTTCAAACCGCATATCTGTTCACACGTATATTATGTAGCCTACCTCTATATGTCATGGTAGAGGGGTTTGTGTGTACCAGTGACCCTAGGAGCTAATTAGCAGGGTCACCGATGGCAAACTGGTCCTATACATGAGGGTAGGGACCAGACAATTAAAGCACGACTTTAGTAAATGAATACTGAAGAGCTCCTCAATGCGACCGATTTGCCTTCCTGTGAGCAAGCAGATTATGTGCACCTTGAAAGTGAGACATGGTTGAGGTCAGTTGGTAAAAAGCTTCTCAGCAGCAGGACCATGTCACTGGGCTGGCCTGAGAACATCTCAGGATCCCACAACCAGTCTGTAAACAACcacaaactttgaaaaaataataataaaataaaatgtaaataaaatagtgtAGTACAACACAGCTTcatgtaaatactgtatatagcaTGGACCTCATCCAGGTAACCGGGATGTCTTATCAGTAGTATGTGAGGTGAAGCAACAATAGCACCCTgctgttataaaaaaaagaagaagaaaaaaaagcgtgTGTTTGCTCAGATAGATATCTTTCCCATTAACTTACCCCTTGTGTCCACATGGGTTTGGCTCTTGCTCATCATGTACAAATCAAACAGCAGAGCTTGTATGCACACACTGGATGCATGTCTCATAACAGATTCATATACTGTATGGTGGACATTCTTAGAAGAACACAAGGGAAGCAAGTGGTTTTGTCATggctgggtcatgccagggttaagtttgggtcatgcaagggttatgtttgggtcatgaccgtgaggtcaagtgtctgttttgaactgatgtaaccatcatctggtatCAACTGGGAAAAACACTATGttatgtcaggagctatgtgatgtcgagaatttttaatctctttacttggtcaacagactatcagataattccatgtcagtcctgttacccacatgtctagccacagccaatccgatcaattcactgtctatttaagccaaaccgagaagtgtgtgtttttgtcgga encodes the following:
- the cdkn2d gene encoding cyclin-dependent kinase 4 inhibitor D, which produces MVQTHGARGLTAAAARGNLGEVRRILEEGRLHPDTINEFGRTALQVMMMGNSKVARLLLENGADPNVHEAGGTAPVHDAARAGFVDTLQVLVEYGASVNVADHTGALPIHLAIKEGHRHAVEFLAPLSNLRHTNADNQTAMDVAQASRQPDMIGLLFAHSRS
- the ap1m2 gene encoding AP-1 complex subunit mu-2; this encodes MSLSAVFVLDLKGKVLICRNYKGDVDMAEIDHFMPLLMQHDEEGLMCPVMSHGNVHFMWIKHSNLYLVATTNKNSNASLVYSFLYKLVEVFTEYFKELEEESIQDNFVVVYELLDELMDFGFPQTTDSKILQEYITQEGAKLEVAKSKVPTTVTNAVSWRSEGIKYKKNEVFIDVIESINVLVNANGSVMSSDIVGSIKLKTMLSGMPELRLGLNDRVLFALTGRDKGKTVVMEDVKFHQCVRLSRFENDRTISFIPPDGESELMSYRINTHVKPLIWIESVIEKFSHSRVEIMVKAKGQFKKQSVANNVEVRVPVPSDADSPKFKTSTGHAKYVPEKNLVVWTIKSFPGGKEFLMRAHFGLPSVENDELEGKPPITVKFEIPYFTVSGIQVRYMKIIEKSGYQALPWVRYITQSGDYQLRTNM